A window of the Oncorhynchus masou masou isolate Uvic2021 chromosome 13, UVic_Omas_1.1, whole genome shotgun sequence genome harbors these coding sequences:
- the LOC135552142 gene encoding ras-related and estrogen-regulated growth inhibitor-like protein, giving the protein MVKIKSIHLKVSNVCYCVFNPWARRSRRNALAADMRTVLIGPYFLAISEQGPPILYKLLDITIRGSSLCVSYTLSRATETAAPLLQMVVQVNQPTRHYSKTMEGSQQKVEANVLLLGAESVGKSALTVRFLTRRFIGEYGDIESIYSHTDRIEGREISFNIWDSLCPQNGEVEGHISDRQLQWADGFILVYSICDRASFNVVRQQVQRIQQAKSKFPGAHPIIIVGNKRDLQHRRTVSSEEGRLLALSTDCGFFEISVAETYHEVQLVFHELFDLIREARALKKGAAGIKGIVRSMSAVFGRKRTE; this is encoded by the exons ATGGTGAAGATAAAATCGATACATTTGAAGGTTAGTAATGTATGCTATTGTGTTTTTAATCCCTGGGCACGGCGTTCGAGACGAAACGCGTTGGCCGCAGACATGCGCACAGTCCTCATTGGCCCATACTTTTTGGCCATCAGCGAACAGGGCCCGCCTATCCTTTATAAATTGCTAGACATCACAATCCGAGGGAGTTCACTTTGTGTATCCTACACGCTGAGCAGAGCCACGGAAACAGCTGCGCCCCTTTTACAAATGGTTGTCCAAGTAAACCAGCCAACTCGCCACTACAGCAAAACGATGGAAGGAAGTCAGCAAAAGGTGGAGGCTAATGTCTTGCTACTTGGAGCTGAAAGCGTCGGTAAATCTG CTCTCACGGTGCGGTTTCTCACCAGAAGGTTTATCGGCGAATACGGCGATATTG AATCCATCTACAGTCACACTGACCGAATAGAAGGACGGGAGATCAGCTTTAATATATGGGATTCGCTTTGCCCCCAG AATGGTGAGGTCGAGGGACACATCAGCGACAGACAACTCCAGTGGGCGGACGGTTTCATTCTGGTTTATAGCATATGTGACCGTGCCAGCTTCAACGTGGTGCGGCAACAGGTGCAGCGCATCCAGCAAGCCAAAAGCAAGTTCCCCGGAGCCCATCCCATCATTATCGTGGGCAATAAACGTGACCTCCAGCATCGCCGCACTGTCTCCAGTGAGGAAGGACGCCTCCTCGCTCTTTCCACGGACTGTGGCTTCTTTGAGATCTCTGTAGCGGAGACATACCACGAGGTACAACTGGTATTTCACGAACTGTTCGACCTTATCCGAGAGGCGAGGGCGCTCAAGAAGGGGGCAGCTGGGATCAAGGGTATTGTGAGAAGCATGTCCGCCGTTTTCGGAAGGAAGAGGACTGAGTAG